A window of the Labrus mixtus chromosome 8, fLabMix1.1, whole genome shotgun sequence genome harbors these coding sequences:
- the LOC132978392 gene encoding uncharacterized protein LOC132978392, whose product MDSEAGETMEVVALGRPFSLGMLYDCRRDLLVPGITLWDCDDLKKDVRERPQNYNEFEIVASDSIEDKSSALDVKASLKASLLGGLVEVGGSAKYLNDSKTSKNQARVTLKYKATTKVRELSMNHLGRGNVKHSYVFDKGIATHVVTAILYGAQAFFVFDREVSQKEDQQDIEGNLKLAIKKIPCLPIEGDGSLKMEENEKASVEKLSCSFFGDFCLQKMPTSFQEAVEVYQSLPELLGANGENAVPMKVWLLPLTTLDSSAAKLVRQISESLVQDSQNVQEDLNELEMRCNEALRTTTAQQFPQISKKMKTFQSMCSEFKLEFRQTLAKRLPSIRGGGEEEAVLADVLRKIHPSPFNSENLNEWMNCKEREIDTLLSLTDEMKNTKVVPSQNDLYKESLRTEHAVCFVFTSLGINEPYLSALSNYLSQTPEPDNPQDPHTQDVEKEQWYASTEVAESMWKKAKLFNDFAEANQENKNVKFLSVGITNETQKGLSIYLHKKNRLVTENFEPPSKPETVTVRDVNHNSVTLKIDPPKFGSESITSYSVEYCVSGEEGWKQQTASKPEDVTVGDLSPNTEYKIRCRAVTSVGVGPANHVSGSIKTLTCSPPGKPEVIPNSSEISVSWEKPATLGQDVHILSYIVEYAETKGLQWKQMITGADETIISELQSETEYVVRVRCDCGAAGRSKESITVKVCTTKTNPVAEKLKKKSKRINYASPSVYKLPLEKEEMNIDGCRRFNFGKESTTQNHTIMLVGATGSGKSTLINEMINYIVGVNWEDDFRCKLIEEDESRSQGESQTSEVTVYKINHQEGFKIDYSVTVIDTPGFGDTRGIERDREITDQLRNLFSSQRGVSEIDAVCFVAQASLARLTASQKYVFDSGLSIFGKDIADNIKVLVTFADDQCPPVLEAIKAADVPCPKTEDGLPIDFKFNNSALFVENKSSAKGMRGGVRSFNEVFWNMGTESMKRFFDALNVMKSKSLTLTKEVLGERYQLEKLQERVKVGLAKLQDIKKTEEKLKEYNSLGEAWIGKLKAKHDNAQAEVKELISGSAKCLNRLKEIALRPDPLSYPEYIDMLIEGEKSEAKPGWHKRVQSLMKIREQAEIIAKVGRGEAPHI is encoded by the exons ATGGATTCTGAAGCCGGTGAGACGATGGAGGTGGTGGCTCTCGGCCGGCCTTTCAGCCTCGGGATGTTGTACGACTGCCGCAGAGACTTACTCGTGCCTG gAATTACCCTGTGGGACTGTGATGACCTGAAGAAGGATGTTCGAGAACGACCACAAAACTATAATGAATTTGAGATAGTTGCCTCTGACTCAATTGAGGATAAATCCTCTGCACTCGATGTTAAAGCATCACTGAAGGCAAGTCTCCTGGGTGGACTTGTAGAGGTTGGTGGATCAGCGAAATACCTGAATGACAGTAAGACTTCCAAAAACCAAGCCAGAGTAACACTGAAGTACAAAGCAACTACAAAGGTCCGGGAACTGTCGATGAATCATCTTGGAAGAGGAAATGTGAAACATTCTTATGTTTTTGACAAAGGAATAGCAACACACGTAGTCACAGCGATTCTTTATGGGGCACAAGCCTTCTTCGTTTTTGACCGTGAGGTTTCTCAAAAAGAAGATCAACAAGACATTGAGGGAAACTTGAAGTTAGCAATCAAGAAAATACCTTGCCTTCCTATAGAGGGTGATGGTTCACTGAAAatggaggaaaatgaaaaagctagtGTTGAGAAGCTCTCCTGCAGTTTCTTTGGAGACTTTTGCCTTCAGAAAATGCCAACATCCTTTCAGGAAGCAGTGGAAGTCTACCAAAGTCTGCCTGAACTGCTGGGAGCCAATGGAGAAAACGCAGTACCAATGAAGGTCTGGCTGCTGCCTCTGACAACTTTAGATTCTTCTGCTGCTAAACTTGTACGTCAGATAAGTGAAAGTTTAGTACAAGACTCACAGAATGTCCAGGAGGACCTCAATGAGCTGGAAATGAGGTGTAACGAGGCACTGAGAACCACCACAGCACAGCAGTTCCCACAGATCagcaaaaagatgaaaactttTCAAAGTATGTGCTCAGAGTTCAAACTGGAATTCCGACAAACATTGGCAAAGAGACTTCCATCAATccggggaggaggagaagaggaggctgTGCTCGCAGATGTCCTGAGGAAAATACACCCTTCTCCATTCAACAGTGAAAACCTGAATGAGTGGATGAattgtaaagagagagagatcgacACATTATTGTCTTTAACAGACGAGATGAAGAACACCAAGGTTGTACCATCTCAGAATGACCTTTACAAAGAAAGTCTAAGAACAGAacatgctgtgtgttttgttttcacctcACTGGGAATCAATGAACCGTACCTCTCAGCTTTGTCAAACTACTTAAGCCAAACACCAGAACCAGACAACCCTCAAGATCCACATACTCAGGATGTAGAGAAGGAACAATGGTATGCTTCAACAGAAGTAGCAGAATCCATGTGGAAAAAAGCAAAGCTCTTCAATGACTTTGCAGAAGCCAACCAGGAGAACAAGAACGTTAAGTTCTTGTCAGTTGGAATAACAAATGAGACACAGAAAGGTTTGAGCATCtaccttcataaaaaaaaccgTCTTGTCACTGAGAACTTTGAGCCGCCTTCAAAGCCTGAAACAGTCACAGTAAGAGACGTAAACCACAACAGTGTGACACTGAAGATTGATCCACCAAAGTTTGGCTCAGAGAGCATCACCTCCTACTCTGTTGAGTACTGTGTCAGTGGAGAGGAAGGATGGAAACAACAGACAGCATCAAAACCTGAAGATGTCACAGTGGGTGATCTGAGTCCAAACACAGAGTATAAGATCAGGTGCAGAGCAGTGACCTCTGTAGGTGTTGGACCAGCCAATCATGTCAGTGGTTCCATTAAAACCTTAACCTGCAGCCCTCCTGGAAAACCTGAAGTTATACCAAACTCAAGTGAGATATCAGTGAGCTGGGAGAAACCTGCTACACTTGGACAAGACGTCCACATTTTGAGCTACATCGTGGAGTACGCCGAAACAAAGGGTCTCCAGTGGAAACAAATGATAACAGGAGCTGATGAGACGATCATTTCAGAGCTTCAGTCAGAGACAGAATATGTTGTCAGGGTCAGATGTGACTGTGGTGCAGCTGGCAGAAGCAAGGAGAGCATCACTGTGAAAGTCTGCACAACAAAGACCAATCCTGTTGCAGaaaaactcaaaaagaaaagcaaaaggaTAAACTATGCCTCACCCTCAGTTTACAAACTGCCTCTggaaaaagaagagatgaaCATAGATGGATGTCGGAGGTTTAACTTTGGCAAAGAAAGCACGACACAAAACCATACAATAATGCTTGTGGGAGCGACCGGATCAGGAAAGTCCACTCTGATCAATGAAATGATCAACTACATTGTTGGAGTGAACTGGGAGGATGATTTCAGATGTAAATTAATTGAAGAGGATGAGTCCAGATCCCAAGGTGAAAGTCAGACTTCTGAAGTCACTGTGTACAAAATCAACCACCAGGAAGGCTTTAAAATAGATTACTCAGTGACCGTCATTGACACTCCAGGCTTTGGAGATACAAGAggcatagagagagacagagagatcaCAGACCAGCTGAGgaatctcttctcttctcagcGTGGTGTTAGTGAAATTgatgctgtgtgttttgttgctcAGGCCTCTTTAGCTCGACTCACAGCATCACAGAAATATGTGTTTGATTCTGGGCTCTCAATCTTTGGCAAAGACATCGCAGACAACATCAAGGTTCTGGTGACGTTTGCTGATGACCAGTGCCCACCTGTCCTGGAGGCGATCAAGGCTGCAGACGTCCCGTGTCCTAAAACAGAAGACGGCCTGCCGATTGACTTCAAATTCAATAATTCAGCTTTGTTTGTGGAAAACAAGTCATCTGCAAAAGGCATGAGGGGAGGGGTGAGAAGCTTCAATGAGGTGTTTTGGAAcatggggacagagagcatgaaGAGGTTCTTTGATGCTTTAAATGTCATGAAATCCAAAAGCTTGACACTGACAAAGGAGGTCCTCGGAGAAAGATATCAGCTTGAAAAGTTGCAGGAGCGGGTTAAAGTTGGGTTAGCCAAGCTCCAGGacataaaaaagacagaagaaaaactgaaggaGTATAACTCACTTGGTGAGGCATGGATTGGAAAACTGAAGGCTAAACATGATAATGCGCAGGCTGAGGTGAAGGAACTAATTTCGGGATCTGCAAAGTGTCTAAACAGACTTAAAGAGATCGCACTGAGGCCAGATCCTCTCTCCTATCCAGAGTACATTGACATGCTCATTGAAGGAGAGAAATCTGAGGCCAAACCAGGCTGGCACAAACGAGTTCAGTCCCTGATGAAAATAAGAGAACAAGCAGAGATCATAGCCAAAGTAGGCAGAGGAGAGGCCCCCCACATCTAG